A genome region from Euphorbia lathyris chromosome 4, ddEupLath1.1, whole genome shotgun sequence includes the following:
- the LOC136227760 gene encoding heat shock cognate 70 kDa protein-like, with protein MAGNGEHAIGIDLGTTYSCVGVWQYNRVEIIVNDQGNRTTPSYVAFTDAERLIGDAAKNQVATNPVHTVFDAKRLIGRRFSDDIVQSYLKLWPFKVMAGPEDNPMIVVTYKGVEKQFSAEEISSMVLTKMREIAEAYLGSTVKNAVVTVPAYFNDSQRKATKDAGVIAGLNVMRIISEPTAAAIAYGLDKKVSSGGKKNVLIYDLGGGTFDVSLVTIGEGIFEVMSTAGDTHLGGEDFDNRMVNYFVQEFKRKHKKDISGNPRAIRRLRTACERAKRALSSAVQTTIEVDCLFKVTDFYTTITRAKFEELNLDFFRKCMESVELCLRDANMGKSSVDDVVIVGGSTRIPKVQKMLQDFFNGKELCKSINPDEAVAYGAAVQAAILSGGGNEEVQNLVLLDVTPLSLGIEVLGIDITERRIYVVIPRNTRIPIKKEREFSTSGNRTKVRIAVYEGERALPRENNLLGEFILCGVPPAPMGVAKINVCFEIDCNGILNVSAEEKTTGNKNNITITSHKGRLPKEEIDKMAEEAEKYKAEDEEFKKMADARNALEKYAYKMRNTVRDKKTSSKLAPEDKKKIEDAIEEVIEWLDENQLGLADEFEYKMNELECICTAIMARMRKRKIGDVIIID; from the exons ATGGCCGGAAATGGAGAACATGCTATCGGTATCGATCTCGGAACCACGTATTCTTGCGTCGGCGTTTGGCAATATAATAGAGTGGAGATCATAGTCAATGATCAGGGTAACCGGACGACCCCTTCTTATGTTGCTTTCACTGATGCCGAGCGTTTGATCGGCGATGCTGCTAAGAATCAAGTTGCGACGAACCCTGTCCATACTGTTTTCG ATGCAAAACGATTGATTGGTAGaagattctcagatgacatcgTACAAAGTTATTTAAAGCTTTGGCCATTTAAGGTAATGGCTGGTCCTGAGGATAACCCTATGATTGTTGTTACATACAAGGGTGTGGAGAAACAGTTTTCTGCTGAGGAGATATCATCTATGGTTCTTACCAAGATGCGTGAAATAGCTGAGGCCTATCTTGGATCAACTGTGAAAAATGCAGTTGTAACTGTCCCTGCTTATTTCAATGATTCGCAGCGTAAGGCAACAAAGGATGCTGGTGTGATCGCTGGCCTTAATGTTATGCGTATTATCAGTGAGCCTACAGCTGCAGCCATTGCCTATGGGCTTGACAAGAAGGTAAGCAGCGGTGGGAAGAAGAACGTATTGATCTATGATTTGGGTGGTGGTACTTTTGATGTGTCACTTGTTACCATTGGAGAGGGTATTTTTGAAGTCATGTCCACTGCTGGTGACACTCACCTTGGAGGTGAGGATTTTGATAACAGAATGGTGAACTACTTCGTTCAGGAGTTCAAGAGGAAGCATAAGAAAGATATCTCTGGAAATCCTAGAGCTATTAGGAGATTGAGGACAGCCTGTGAGAGGGCTAAGAGAGCTCTCTCATCTGCTGTTCAGACAACTATTGAGGTTGATTGCTTGTTCAAGGTTACTGATTTCTACACAACAATAACTCGTGCGAAATTCGAGGAGTTGAACCTGGATTTTTTCAGAAAGTGTATGGAGTCTGTTGAGTTGTGTTTGAGGGATGCTAATATGGGCAAGAGCAGTGTCGATGATGTGGTTATTGTTGGTGGTTCTACCAGAATTCCAAAGGTACAGAAAATGCTGCAAGACTTCTTCAATGGGAAGGAACTATGCAAGAGTATAAACCCGGATGAAGCTGTTGCATATGGTGCAGCTGTTCAGGCTGCCATATTGAGTGGTGGAGGCAATGAGGAGGTGCAGAATCTTGTGCTTTTGGATGTTACCCCTCTCTCACTTGGCATTGAAGTACTTGGCATTGACATAACTGAACGTCGTATATATGTTGTGATACCGAGGAACACTAGAATTCCTATAAAGAAGGAACGGGAATTCAGCACTTCCGGCAACCGTACCAAAGTCCGGATAGCGGTGTATGAGGGCGAGAGAGCACTACCAAGAGAGAACAATTTACTTGGTGAATTTATCCTTTGTGGCGTTCCCCCAGCTCCAATGGGTGTCGCTAAGATTAATGTGTGCTTTGAAATAGATTGCAATGGTATCTTAAATGTTTCTGCTGAGGAGAAGACAACTGGGAATAAAAACAACATAACAATCACTAGCCACAAGGGAAGATTGCCCAAGGAAGAGATTGATAAAATGGCAGAGGAGGCTGAGAAATACAAGGCTGAAGATGAGGAATTTAAAAAGATGGCTGATGCTAGAAATGCATTGGAGAAGTATGCGTATAAGATGAGGAATACTGTGAGAGATAAGAAGACGAGCTCAAAACTAGCCCCAGAAGACAAAAAGAAGATTGAGGATGCCATTGAAGAAGTTATTGAATGGTTGGATGAAAACCAACTAGGTCTGGCAGATGAGTTTGAGTATAAGATGAATGAGCTAGAGTGCATATGCACTGCTATCATGGCCAGAATGCGCAAAAGGAAGATTGGCGATGTCATTATTATAGATTAG